The Methylocella silvestris BL2 DNA segment GCCGAAACGCGTCGCTCGGCGGCGGCGGGGCGGCGCCAGACCCTTTAGCAAGATCCTCCTTGCGCATCGACAAAGCGATCCGCTTCCGTTTCAGATCGACTTCCAGCACGCGGACCTTGACGACGGCGCCCGCCTTGACGACTTCGGCCGGGTCCTTGACGAAGCGGTCGGCTAATTGGGACACATGGACAAGCCCATCCTGATGCACGCCGATGTCGACGAAGGCGCCGAAATTGGCGACATTGGTCACCGTGCCTTCGAGGACCATGCCGGGCTTCAGCGCGGCGATCTCATCGATCCCTTCCGCGAAGACCGCCGTCTTGAATTCGGGACGCGGATCGCGACCGGGCTTTTCCAATTCGAGGAGAATGTCGCGCACCGTCGGCAGGCCAAAGCGCTCGTCGATGAAACGGGCCGGATTCAACGCTTTCAGCGCCGCGCCGTCGCCCATCAGCGCGCGCAGATCGCGCCCGCAGGCCGCGACGATTTTGCGCGCGACGCCATAGGCCTCGGGATGAACGGATGACGCGTCGAGCGGCTCGTCGCCGTTCGGGATGCGCAAAAATCCGGCGCTGAGCTCAAAGGCGCGGGGTCCCAAACGCGGCACTTCGAGGAGCGCTCGGCGCGTCTTGAAGGCTCCGTGTTGATCGCGATGGCCGACGATCGCCTCGGCAAGCGAAGCGCTGAGCCCCGAGACGCGCGACAGCAACGGCGCCGAGGCCATGTTGAGATCGACGCCGACGGCGTTGACGGCGTCCTCGACGACGGCGTCGAGGGCGCGGGCGAGGCGCGACTGATTGACGTCATGTTGATATTGACCGACGCCGATCGCCTTTGGTTCGATCTTGACGAGTTCGGCGAGCGGGTCCTGCAGACGCCGTGCGATCGAGACCGCGCCGCGCAGCGAAACGTCGAGGTCCGGCATTTCCGCGGCGGCCCGCGCGGAGGCCGAATAGACCGAGGCGCCGGCCTCGCTGACGACGACTTTGGTGGGCTGCGGCGCCGGCAGCTGCTTGATGATTTCGGCGGCGAGACGCTCGGTCTCGCGACTGGCCGTGCCATTGCCGATGGCGATCAGTTCGACGCCATGTTTGCGGATGAGCCGGGCGAGTTCCGCCTCTGCGCCCCGCACATCATTGCGCGGCTGGAACGGATAGACCGTCGATGTGTCGAGCAGTTTCCCGGTGGCGTCGATCACCGCGACTTTGACGCCGGTGCGAATGCCGGGGTCGAGCCCCATGGTGGCGCGCGGACCGGCCGGGGCCGCCAGCAGCAGATCCTTGAGATTGCGAGCGAAAACGTCGATCGCCTCGGCCTCGGCCCGTTCGCGCAGCTCGCTCATAAGATCCAGCGACAGATGCAGCGAAAGTTTGGCGCGCCAAGCAAAGCGCGCGACCTCCATCAGCCAGGAATCCGCCGCGCCGGCCTTGGCGTCGATGGCGTAATGGCGGGCGATGATCTCCTCGACCGGCCTGATCGGGGCCTCAATATCGGCGTCGACCTCGATGTCGAGGGACAAAAATTCCTCGTTGCGCCCGCGCAGCATGGCGAGGGCGCGATGGCCGGCCGTCGTCGCCCAGCGCTCGCTATGGGCGAAATAATCCGAAAATTTGGCGCCGGCCTCTTCCTTGCCCTCGATCACGCGGGCGCGCAGCACCGCGCGGCGCTGCATATAGGCGCGAAGCTCGCCAACGAGATCGGCGTTTTCGCTAAAAGTTTCGGCCAGAATATCGCGGGCTCCATCGAGCGCGCTTTTAATGTCGGGGACGTCCGCAGAGAGAAAGCCTTGCGCGAGTTGGGTGGGGACGCAGGCGCGATCGACAAGAATGCGCTCGGCCAGGGGCCCAAGGCCGCGCTCCCTGGCGATTTCCGCGCGGGTGCGGCGTTTGGGACGGAAGGGGAGATAAATATCCTCAAGTTCCGCCTTGGTCGCGGCTGCGGCGATTTTTTGCTCCAGCGCCTCGGTCAATTTTCCCTGCGTTTTGATCTGGTCGAGGATGGAGGCGCGACGCGCCTCAAGCTCGCGCAGATAGACAAGGCGTTCTTCGAGCAGGCGAAGCTGGTTGTCGTCGAGGCCGCCGGTCGCCTCCTTGCGATAGCGCGCGATGAAGGGAACCGTTGCGCCGGAATCGATGAGATCGACCGCGACCTTCGCCTGTTCCGGCCGGGCGGAAATTTCGGTGGCGATGGCGCTCAGAATGCGGTCGTTGGCGGATGACATGCGTATTTGGCCTCTCTCGATTCGGGCGCGCAGCTTAGGGCAGGGCAGGCTCAAATCCAATCGATCGGAGCCAAAGCGGCGGCGCGAAGGGCGGGTTGCGCTCGCCGCGCGGACCACTATAGTGCGCCGGATTCGCGCCCCCGGCGGCGCTGCGATCCCGAGAAGGGTCGAAAGCAGCTTGGGTCTGGACGTTCGTCCAATCATTTTAGCGAAAATGCGGAGGGGTGGCCGAGCGGTTGAAGGCGCACGCCTGGAAAGTGTGTATACGGGAAACCGTATCGCGGGTTCGAATCCCGCTCCCTCCGCCACCGGCATGTTTGCAAGTGTTTGTCAACGTCAAAAACGACATAAAAAATCAACTAGTTGACGAATACTGCGTTTGTTCATGTCTCTCATTATTTGCCTCAAGCACCGTCCGGGACTAGGATAGAATTAGGACGGAAATTGAGGCCTGAGTGGCGTAGCTCCATCGATTGACGGCACGCTTTTGCGCGACCGTGGCAAAGCCCGGTCGCCACGCGGATGGCGGCAAGCTTTATTTGCGCGTCGACGCCTTGGGCGTGGCCCGCTGGACTTTTATGTGGGTTCGCGGCGGCCGTGAGCGCGAAGCGGGGCTCGGCTCCCGGCATATGGTCGGCCTTGCCCAAGCCCGCGAACTCGCCGGCGGCATGAGAGAGATGCTCGCCAAAGGGATCGATCCGCTCAACGCCCGCGCCGCAGAACGCCGCGCCAATGCCGCCCGCGTGACTTTCGGCGAATGCCCCGACGCTCTGCTCGCCTCGAAAGAGTCGGGCTAGCGCAACGAAAAGCACAAAGCGCAAT contains these protein-coding regions:
- a CDS encoding Arm DNA-binding domain-containing protein — protein: MTARFCATVAKPGRHADGGKLYLRVDALGVARWTFMWVRGGREREAGLGSRHMVGLAQARELAGGMREMLAKGIDPLNARAAERRANAARVTFGECPDALLASKESG
- a CDS encoding Tex family protein gives rise to the protein MSSANDRILSAIATEISARPEQAKVAVDLIDSGATVPFIARYRKEATGGLDDNQLRLLEERLVYLRELEARRASILDQIKTQGKLTEALEQKIAAAATKAELEDIYLPFRPKRRTRAEIARERGLGPLAERILVDRACVPTQLAQGFLSADVPDIKSALDGARDILAETFSENADLVGELRAYMQRRAVLRARVIEGKEEAGAKFSDYFAHSERWATTAGHRALAMLRGRNEEFLSLDIEVDADIEAPIRPVEEIIARHYAIDAKAGAADSWLMEVARFAWRAKLSLHLSLDLMSELRERAEAEAIDVFARNLKDLLLAAPAGPRATMGLDPGIRTGVKVAVIDATGKLLDTSTVYPFQPRNDVRGAEAELARLIRKHGVELIAIGNGTASRETERLAAEIIKQLPAPQPTKVVVSEAGASVYSASARAAAEMPDLDVSLRGAVSIARRLQDPLAELVKIEPKAIGVGQYQHDVNQSRLARALDAVVEDAVNAVGVDLNMASAPLLSRVSGLSASLAEAIVGHRDQHGAFKTRRALLEVPRLGPRAFELSAGFLRIPNGDEPLDASSVHPEAYGVARKIVAACGRDLRALMGDGAALKALNPARFIDERFGLPTVRDILLELEKPGRDPRPEFKTAVFAEGIDEIAALKPGMVLEGTVTNVANFGAFVDIGVHQDGLVHVSQLADRFVKDPAEVVKAGAVVKVRVLEVDLKRKRIALSMRKEDLAKGSGAAPPPPSDAFRPQDRRPKAVDRGASEGALGAALAEALRRK